GAATATGTTTGCGGTATAAGCACCGAGCATTTCATCGAGCTTTTTTATAAGCTTCTGCAGGCCATTAGGGGACTCCGCCAGGAAAGAGTAGTAAACAGCTATTTGTTTACTAATGAATAAACATAAgttccccttctcattgtggtaggagacgcGCGGCcattagtgggccggtaatgggttgatataatgaataaatgaatgaaggaatacacttttattgtacaccacataaacatatagaaaaatctatatatatatatatatatatatatatataaaagagaaagtttgtgggtatgttcggtataggctccgaaacggccggaccgatttcaataaaactttcagtgaatctccggattgacctggcgagtaatcctgtaaagtttggtgacgatcggagcactcatatttttgaactgtcaaactgtcaaatacagcttttatttattatgatgatattctattgttggttgtacatgggtgtagataatgatcttcacccgctcgagaagagaatagaagagaatgaatacggagagaaataattatttaatacctatattatgagacttaaattaaaaatttaatgatgtaagtttattgtttaaataaaatatagcaaaatctagcccaacgaaacgggctgggtacgctagttgtaaataaaaatttaacgaaaagttaCAATTTAATGTGCCTCTAATATTTGCGGTTTTCTAAATTTGAACTTTAAGGTTATGTGcactttttaattatgaaactgTTAAGTGGTCGGTAGTGTAATAATGCCGTAGTTCTTTAACGTTGAGTAGATTTACTCAGTCGTACAAGTTACGTAAGGAAGGTACATAAGGTGTTAATATAAAGTTACAACTATTTTATGCTAACCACCAGTATTCGCGTGAATTTTGTAGCGAAGCGGATTAATGCGTATCCATGTTTCgtcgaatattttaatattatcataaaaaattatctaaaatgtttattttaattctgttGTTCATCTTATCTTGTGCATACTACGTATATTTTCGTCAAAATAGAAAACCACTGTACAAGTTTTCCCAAAGTTTACCGAACACCGGATATTTACCGATTCTTGGACACACCCATTGGTTTTTAGGAGGACCTGAAAGTAAGTGTTTCtctgaatttaaaatatttaagaatttatagcTACTACGaacaatatttctatttattgaTAGACTAAGAAGTCATGCGGGAAGAAatatgtaaaagtatatttttgtaactacTTATTGTGTTatattggtaatttataattcgaGTTTGTTGTTCCTGATTTAAGGGTGTTATACTAAATGTTTGTTGTTCGTACGAGGTTTTTTACGCCCTTGTGAAAAAAACAGCCTTAAGTTTACAACAGTAGGTTCCTTGTTTTCGAGGCCGGAAAAGTAGGCAATTGCAGAATGAGTATAGTTTGAAGTCATGCGCAGGGCGCAGGCAAGGACTTTGACAATACAGGTCAGGCAAAAGTCAGTGGGTATCGCCAGGCTTATAGCCacttataggtaggtacctaaatagtGCTAAAAGTCCAAGGAAATACAAATCTGAAgtagctttataataataataatctttattgaagggaataaattcagttttttttttgttttttattgttcaaaataaatgtaacaaatattttccaacataattatccatccccttagaaactatgcgtttatggtggggatggcgggttcgcaagtgtatatatttaaaaatattcaactactaaatgtaaatgtaacttaACCTTAATGTAAATGATTCAGACAATCTTAATCGAACAgtgggatttttttttgaactattagctaaaaGATGTCCtttacatttccttaaaaatatatgtaataactagctgttgcccgcgacttcgtctgcgttagattttgtttttaaagtattcagtatcgctaagcattaaatgagtatagtagtatatatatatataacatgtgactgtcaattaattatagacaaataatttgcaataaaataaaattgcgactataattaaagatctaagctatcctatctctaagttggagcagactgctcacggtgtgccaatttaatttaaaatcggttaagtagtttaggagtccatcgcggacaaacatcgtgacaggagatttatatatattataagataagataagataatataaatacaaagacataaatttaaatttaaatcataataaataacaagaaataaaacctCCGTCAGAATAATTACTCTTTTGAATTGTGTCACACTTTATGGGTTATTTAATGCCTAACctttacaaaaacatttatgtctGAAATATAAACTATACAATAATGAATTTGATTTAGTCATTTTctagagattttttttgttcaaattcTAGTTCTGTTCATCCTTTTACGCGCATTACGTTCAAGTCACAAAACGTTCCAAGAATATCACATTTACGTTGTGATATTTATTGGATTCCCTTTttgtaatgaattttaaaattttcacgtACTTATGATTGAGAAAATTCAATTTCCGATAATGAGTGGCCAGTATTCTAGGTTTTGCACCCAACACGCTATCACTCGCATTTTTATGTGCCTCAATTAGTACTTCCAGACTTTCAACTTTTTAtgtcttaattatattatactctttCTCCTTAAACTTGAAGTCGATATATTTTGGTTATAATTAATCATGACCCCTTAAGTGGTGAGTCCAGCacggttagcatgggcaggagacaattatctccgcgtggaaaggataaaaatgtatcttcttcagctttataaactctcagagcattggcgcacaagtggaaataatatccaaataattcatgtgtaataataaacggtggttaacttctccaattccatgttaccgtgctttagcagatggacacgttaattatatcacttGTCACTTGTCACTATAATCGagcgatataatttttgtcttctgcctgtgctagccctgctggtgggtTTATGAGTGGCAGGACAGGTTTATCCCCAGCGGGccgatttgttattttttaatttccaaattgtcgGTGGGTGAGTCAGGTGTGAGGCGGAAGTTTGTGATAACCCCACCCGCTACTATGATCGCTAGGTGATGATGAAGTctcttattcataaaaatattcataagtcatcttagtacccattacataagctacgctaactttggggctagatggcgatgtgtattgtcgtagtatatttatttatattatttatttattacaaaaaacgCAGCGTAAACGTTTTcaaattataattcttataataAGGAAAATGTTTCACACTTCCTTTTTTCTTAGGTAGGCAAGGTAGCGAActaaaaatatgtacttataataaataatataattaaaatgtacttattttaaaatttatatgatgaaatttaaaaataagtatttatcatcatcgtatataatcaattatttatgtatgcaagaaaatgtttatttttgatcgatgatattttttatctttggtGGCCTAAAAATAGtagtttttctcattttatttactattgtgggcaataaagatttattattttattatttttattttctcggATATTAGTCTGTAGTCTTATTCTAAGCATGTTCAAGTATCTTCAGATCAATGGGTGATGGGTTTGATATTCGAGTTGGGACTAAATTGTTAGGGTTTTCATATTAGGAATGTGTGTCCGCTGAGGAATAGGTCTATGGTCATCCATCTTTTTTGATCTTCATTAGATCcttaccaaattaaaatagaaacctCAAACTATATTTTGTCATTCTTGTCTTCCAATGATTATTAGTGTCTTAAAAATAAGGgcagtgaaataaataaaaattgattttccgtatgaatatacttttaataacattttttctgAGCGGTGACAGCGGATTTCGATTCCCGGACGCGCTTCTAAGATTTCGGAGATATTTGTGTCCTAagcattaaatatcacttgcttcaaagatGAACACCGTGAGagcacctgcatgcctgagagttccacataatgtccTTTACGGCGTAATAAAACTTTcttattttgggaggagacccatgccctgtagtgggtcggtaatacattgaaaatattaacgGTGATGACAATTTGCACCCTCTCAAACTTCCCTCGATAGCTGTCAAATGTAAAAAAGCACGCAAGCACGATTCATAAACGTTCACCTAAGGCACTAACGTTAGTGTAGGGCACTCTATAGTTCCGTACATCTgaaaaaagtattaaagtaaacgatattgttatttttaatttaatggaaAATTGGCATCTGTGAGCCAAAGCTAGTAAGAAGTTTCTTTTGTTGTCATATTCATCGtatttacaaattcaaaaatttgttAGGATGCTGGCTCTTTCTTGCTCTTTCATGCATAGAAATTAAGAATGTAGATAAATTATAAACGTACTCTACTTTTTATGTCAGAAAAGTATTCGTTATCTGCCGGATGAAACATAAAAATCGCGGAAATTTAATGCGTTATGTTGTTTCAGGagttttaaataacatacaGCATCTAGCAAACCTCGTAGAAGATTCAGGTGGCATAAGCAAAGTTTGGATTGGCCCATCTTTATACATAGGTTGGTAAGATGTCTATCTACACTGCTTTTATGTAATAAGACCCTCAACGATGTGGACAgttgacatcaaacgagtcgcttggaaccgctggatccaagcggcacaagactcCGTACAAAAGACCAATTTCCCGAATTGATCGTCCATTTATTGACATGCGGTTGATgattcaatatatattatcaattattcaatttatattaatttgtattaaaaaataatttcagtgTCGTTAAATCCCGAAGATGTTCAGAAAATTCTGGAGAATTGTTTACAAAAGGATTCGTCGTACAGATTCCTCCAAAATTGGTTAGGGAACGGACTCTTTGTTGCGCCaggtaaattaatattgtatctACTTATGTAATAAAGGACAATTAATTAGGTTCCACTTACACTTTTTTACCATGGAACTACGAGGCGTTACTTAAGGATCTACGCCGTTACGTTGttaatattattccaaatcaacTTGCAACATCACTCCCGTGtccacctgaggcgtaggtgttaagccttttGTGCAAAGGCACACGAGGCTTGATCTAAGCCCGTTTAGTCACagaattacaccggcaaccgcgccgAAACATAGCATTGACACAATACTGCTAATCGGCAGACATAAGCACGGtggtaatacttccccggatggGCTCTATCACAAATAACTCTACTAATACTATCCGCTTAGCTGTAcctaacaaatttttttttagtggaTCTATGGAAGGCGCATCGTAAAGTGCTCTTGCCCGTATTCCACAATCGAATAATTGATGACTACATCGATGTTTTTGGGGAACAGGGAGACGTTTTGGTGGAACGCCTGAGAGATCGTTTGGACAAACCGAAATTCGACGTGTTCAAATATATCACCTCGTGTATGTTGGATATTGTGTTTGGTTAGTATTTATTAGCTACTTAAAGGTACTTAtcagaattataataaaaagttagaACCTTCATATAGGTATGGTAATGTTTTATGCAAACGAAAGTTTATtccaaaaatgtataaatttatcAGTTTAACCAGGACTCCAAAGGCTCGATTAAACAAAGACAAagttttgaagacctccctggcgcagtacCTAATGACAGCTGCGCTGTGGTttcaagttggaggtcccgggttataTCCCCGGCTGGGGTAATTTACCATTATATCATTTCTGAactttatctggtctggtctgatcgGAGGCTTTATTGGGTGTcttaaataactgccatacctcttaaTAGGTTGGCCCGTTATTATCTTtgagtgcatcatcacttaccaccaggtgagagtTCTGTCAAGGGTTAATTTTTAGTCTGTAAAACGTTtctcaaaaaattaataaaaacatttttttgataaaaaaacgtGTCTCGAATGCACTCGTCGGAAATCTTATCGCTAAGTGTAAACAAGTGGTGGTAGATGCACTGGACGGGTACACGGAAGCATCATGAAAAtgcaaaagataaaaataatgcaaCGCGAAATGGGAATTGCAACGTTGCATACGAATGAAATCACGTAACGTCACAATTTTTGAGTGAATATCGTTTTGGTTTGTTAACAGAAACAGCTATGGGAGAGAAAATGGATGTGCAGCATAACCCAGATACGCCATACTTGCGTGCCCGCAACACTGTCATATCTATAATTGGGATGCGACTTTTCAAAGCTTGGATGCAGCCAGACGTACTCTTCAACCTGACACCCTATTCGAAATTACAGAAAGAAAATATTGATCTAACGCATAAGTTTACTGATGAGGTAAGTTTTATTTCTTCATTTGGAGTTCTACGATATGACACGCAATCTTTATTTAGTCTGAGGCCAGCGGactgataaagaaaataattcagGCTGACAAGAAaacgataaatattatgttatgaattcattaaatataatttataaaaataaatttcgttatttgaacaaaaagaacaaaagtttttttataaaataagtaagtaaggaTATGTTTTCCAAAATTTTACGGAATGCTGTGCGTAAATGCGTAATCGCTGAATCAACTTCCTTATTATGCTTatgtcaaaatcaaaataaatggtGCGACGGAGTTAAGTTTAATAGctattcaacaaaaaaaaatgataacaaaaaacaaaaacctacgtaatcaatgttttaatttaaaaaccacTAGTGACCACACAATTAATGAtgagtgataaataaataaatcattaaattaattcCGAACGGAATcgtaaagaatagaatagaatagaatagaaaaactttattgcaacacaaaaaatacgaaaaatacAAGGAATAGCACTTAGTGCAGaggtggccttatcactaaaagtgatcttttaaaagcaacctgagcgtgcaaagccgataaaaaggtggaaagtggatggtgcatacttgatgtatttaacaaataataaataacatgcacatacataataaattttgataattacTACAAAAATAGCGGTAGAATAGATATtcatgctattataaacttacataatagtCAATTACATAGATACGTACTAATTTTTTCATCGATGTTTAAACAGGAATAGGTGAAGAAGTAATCTATTGTAACTTCAATTTTTGCGTCTCTCGCTTTCAGACTTCCTCGCATTTCTTTTGCACTGCTTGCAAAGGAGGTATTGTTTTACTGTCACTCTTTGCTTTGTTCAGTAAGATATCCTcagataaagataaaaataaagcgCAGTATTAAAAGTATGGTTAAGAGAACCT
The sequence above is a segment of the Pararge aegeria chromosome 17, ilParAegt1.1, whole genome shotgun sequence genome. Coding sequences within it:
- the LOC120631194 gene encoding cytochrome P450 4c3-like, whose protein sequence is MFILILLFILSCAYYVYFRQNRKPLYKFSQSLPNTGYLPILGHTHWFLGGPERVLNNIQHLANLVEDSGGISKVWIGPSLYIVSLNPEDVQKILENCLQKDSSYRFLQNWLGNGLFVAPVDLWKAHRKVLLPVFHNRIIDDYIDVFGEQGDVLVERLRDRLDKPKFDVFKYITSCMLDIVFETAMGEKMDVQHNPDTPYLRARNTVISIIGMRLFKAWMQPDVLFNLTPYSKLQKENIDLTHKFTDEVVRKKRILFEENCYEQKLGRRDLLELLLDRETKFTDEELRDHIDSITIAGNDTTALVISYALLLLGCHPEEQEKVYLELKGIFKESSRCPTKEDLNKMEYLERVIKETMRFYTVVPIIGRQTQKELKLSTCTVPAGVGCAVLPFAMHRSKRIWGPDADTFNPDRFLPEASAKRHPCSYIPFSYGARNCIGRHFGMVAMKSILANVLRSYKITSSTCSRLKIEILLFPVLGHMITIEKRH